In Labrus bergylta chromosome 1, fLabBer1.1, whole genome shotgun sequence, one genomic interval encodes:
- the LOC109991487 gene encoding protein ELFN1-like → MASICVWLSPMDIVMTSQMAQRTGQGPQRHSLTGGSSVVLSTASSFLCWLALLSIMRLPMVTADCWLIEGEKGFVWLAICSMNQPPYEAIPSHINSTIVDLRLNENKIRSVHYSSLSRFGNLTYLNLTKNDISYVEDGAFSAQFNLQVLQMGFNKLRNLTEGMLRGLGKLQYLYLQANLIETVTPNTFWECPNIENIDLSMNRIQVLDGSLFSGLSKLTTCELYTNPFNCSCELLGFLRWLSAFPNRTSERMVCDSPQGFFGYNLLSQNPRMPTQRNALHVLSLVCTDDGVTPFFVLGSSDSTTLPPDFASPCGLDDCASGTPPDEEISLSPIFTDVNPIMTLKQVQHSSAVITVQIPHPYKKMYILVQYNNSFFTDIRTLKNQREDIELNNLKTNTDYTYCVASIRNSLRFNHTCLTLSTGRRAGAGRTANQSSATHYIMTILGCLFGMLLILGLVVHCLRKRRIMEEKERKMNRIQRTLIELKYGGEGDIEGGSGGSVSQKLAAGDSLSRMPYLPQGGEIDPYKLQEVIETPAHKPAKMNYMEVRGSGIEREREREREREREREREMSPQANPQGSVAEISTIAKEVDKVNQIINNCIDALKSESTSFQQGMKSPSSAGGGAVSTAEPQLVLLSEQGERGDRGTEFLSPVYKGGRGGRDERGRSYHHSLQRHHSMEAPPTSKRPSTSSSPGSARSPRSFRSEGGYHSSETRYIERSSPGERGERGERGERERGERGGGGGDSIRTVNPAAAILRAEAQRIRQYNEHRHSYPGSQQHLQDLQHHPQILQELHHHPGRKPSVLDPLTLTRQAKQRELAYSQLSPHYPLSPQYHNLSYCSSPEEDEEEEGLLCTPTLGLWERFKLHRKRHRQASMEDEGYVAAGHALRRKVQFAKDEDLHDILDYWKGVSAQQKT, encoded by the exons ATGGCAAGCATCTGTGTTTGGCTTTCTCCAATGGATATTGTGATGACATCCCAGATGGCCCAGAGGACAGGACAGGGACCGCAGAGACACAGTTTGACTGGAGGTTCATCTGTGGTCCTCTCCACAGCCAGTTCCTTCCTCTGTTGGCTTGCCCTGCTGTCAATAATGCGGTTACCAATGGTAACGGCAGACTGCTGGCTGATTGAAGGGGAGAAGGGCTTTGTGTGGCTAGCTATCTGCAGTATGAACCAGCCACCTTATGAGGCCATTCCCTCCCATATTAACAG CACTATCGTGGATCTGAGACTGAATGAGAACAAGATACGGTCGGTCCATTACTCTTCACTCAGTCGTTTTGGAAACCTCACCTATCTAAACCTCACCAAGAACGATATCAGCTATGTGGAAGATGGAGCATTCTCAGCCCAATTCAACCTGCAA GTTCTCCAGATGGGCTTCAACAAGTTGAGGAACCTGACAGAGGGGATGCTGCGAGGCCTGGGCAAACTGCAGTATCTCTACCTGCAAGCCAACCTCATTGAGACTGTTACACCAAACACCTTCTGGGAGTGCCCCAACATAGAGAATATAGACCTCTCCATGAACAG GATCCAGGTGCTGGATGGCAGTTTGTTCTCTGGACTCTCTAAGCTGACCACCTGTGAACTTTACACCAACCCCTTCAACTGCTCTTGTGAGCTGCTGGGTTTCCTACGCTGGCTCTCAGCCTTCCCGAACAGGACCAGTGAAAGGATGGTGTGTGACTCCCCACAGGGATTCTTTGGATACAACCTCCTGAGCCAGAACCCCCGTATGCCTACCCAACGCAATGCTCTGCACGTACTCAGTCTTGTATGCACAGATGATGGCGTTACTCCCTTCTTTGTGCTTGGTTCATCTGATTCcaccacccttcctccagattTTGCTTCTCCATGTGGATTGGATGATTGCGCATCAGGGACCCCTCCAGATGAGGAGATCAGCTTAAGCCCCATTTTCACGGATGTCAATCCAATCATGACGCTAAAGCAGGTTCAACATTCAAGCGCTGTGATAACAGTTCAGATCCCTCATCCGTACAAGAAAATGTACATCCTGGTGCAATATAACAACAGTTTCTTCACGGATATCAGGACTCTTAAAAACCAGAGAGAAGATATTGAGCTGAATAACCTAAAAACCAACACTGACTACACATACTGTGTGGCTTCTATACGAAACTCCTTGCGCTTTAACCACACATGTCTGACCTTGTCAACTGGCCGCCGTGCTGGGGCCGGAAGGACTGCCAATCAATCGTCAGCCACCCATTACATTATGACTATCTTAGGCTGTTTGTTTGGCATGCTACTAATTCTTGGGCTTGTTGTCCACTGCctcaggaagaggaggataatggaggagaaggaaaggaaaatgaACAGGATCCAGAGGACTCTGATAGAGCTCAAGTATGGTGGAGAAGGGGATATAgagggggggagtggggggtcTGTCTCCCAGAAGCTTGCTGCAGGCGACAGTCTGTCCAGAATGCCATACCTTCCTCAGGGTGGTGAGATAGATCCATATAAGCTGCAGGAGGTGATAGAAACACCAGCGCACAAGCCTGCTAAAATGAACTACATGGAGGTGAGAGGGTCCGGTattgaaagggagagagaacgagagcgagaacgagagcgagagcgagaaagagagatgtCCCCTCAAGCAAATCCACAGGGCTCAGTAGCAGAGATCTCTACCATTGCTAAAGAAGTTGATAAAGTTAACCAGATCATCAACAACTGTATAGATGCTCTCAAATCGGAGTCTACCTCCTTTCAACAAGGGATGAAATCTCCCTCTTCAGCAGGTGGAGGGGCTGTTTCAACTGCAGAGCCACAGCTGGTGCTTCTTTCTGAgcaaggagaaagaggagacagaggaacTGAGTTCCTTTCTCCGGTGTATAAGGGAGGAAGGGGTGGAAGAGATGAGAGGGGGAGAAGCTACCATCATTCGCTGCAGCGACACCATAGCATGGAAGCTCCTCCAACCTCCAAAAGGCCCAGTACCTCCTCATCTCCAGGTTCCGCCCGGAGCCCTCGCTCATTTCGCTCAGAGGGAGGCTACCACTCTTCAGAAACCCGCTATATTGAGAGGTCCTCGCccggagagagaggagagagaggagagagaggagagagagagaggggagaaagaggtggaggaggtggagattCTATCCGTACTGTCAACCCTGCAGCAGCTATTCTACGAGCTGAAGCCCAGAGAATTCGCCAGTACAATGAACATCGCCACTCCTATCCTGGATCCCAACAGCACCTCCAGGACCTGCAGCACCATCCCCAGATTCTGCAGGAACTGCACCACCACCCAGGCCGTAAGCCCTCTGTGTTAGATCCGCTGACCCTTACCAGGCAGGCAAAGCAGCGAGAGCTGGCCTACTCCCAGCTCTCACCTCACTACCCACTCTCACCCCAGTATCACAACCTCAGCTACTGTTCGAGCCcagaagaagatgaggaggaggaagggctcCTCTGCACCCCAACCCTCGGGCTGTGGGAGAGGTTCAAACTGCACCGCAAGAGGCACCGGCAAGCATCCATGGAGGACGAAGGATACGTGGCAGCTGGGCACGCCCTTAGGCGAAAGGTGCAGTTTGCCAAGGATGAAGATCTTCACGACATTTTGGACTACTGGAAGGGTGTGTCTGCACAGCAGAAAACCTGA